The DNA region TTATGCACTGGCTGCGCCGTTCCACCTTCCTCGCCCGCCTGGTCATCGCCTGGCTGGTGATGGCCGTGGGTGTGGCGGCGGCCTCTCCGCTGGTGCATCCGCAGACGATGGAACTGGTCTGCTCCGCGGCGGGCGAGTTGAAGCTGGTCGTCACCCACGACGACGGCTCGGTGCAGGAGATGGGCCACCACACCCTGGACTGCGCGCTGTGCCTGCCGGCCGGCGGCCCGCCCCTGGCGCTGTCCGCACAGGCCGTGCCGGTGCCGCATCCGCTGTCTCACGTCCTGCGCCCTGTCGAGGCCGCCCGCATGGCCGGGCTGGTGGGCGCGCCGCTGCCCGCGCGCGGTCCTCCGGCTCCTTCGGTGATCTGAGCTGTCGGAGGCGGCGTGGCCGACCTCCGGCGTTGTGGGGCCTGGCAGTCATTGCCTGCTTGCCTGCCTGCTGGCCCCGTCCGGATTGTCCGTTTGCCGCTCCCTGGCCTTGTTCACGCCCGCTGCCCCAGCCCTTTCACGGGCTGTGGGTGCATCGGCCGTGCGGGTCGACCCCAGAGGTCGGGGCGGCAGCCACCGAGCCTGTTGTTCCATGCCGTCTTCGTACCGTTCGTCCTTTCGCTTCCTCTCGACCCTGCCACGCCAGCGCCTTGCCCTGGCCGTTCTTGCGGCCCTCGCTGCGTCTAAAAGCCTGCACGCGCAGGAGCCGGCGCCCGCCGCCGACGCGGCCCTCTCCCTGGGCACCGTGCAGGTGCACGCGGCCTCCACCGGGCCCCTGCCCGTGCGCGGCGTGTTCAGCTCCGTCGACATCCTCGGCGCCAGCGTCGTGCAGGACCAGCATGTGGACTACAGCTGGGAGTTGTTCGCCCGCGCTCCCGGTGTGCAGGTCACGCCCTTCCGCCAGGGCACGGACGCCGGGCGCTTTTCCATGCGCGGCTTCAACGGCGAAGGCCGGGTGAACGCCGTCAAGCTGCTGATCGACGGCATTCCGTCGAACGACAACGCG from Paracidovorax wautersii includes:
- a CDS encoding DUF2946 family protein, giving the protein MHWLRRSTFLARLVIAWLVMAVGVAAASPLVHPQTMELVCSAAGELKLVVTHDDGSVQEMGHHTLDCALCLPAGGPPLALSAQAVPVPHPLSHVLRPVEAARMAGLVGAPLPARGPPAPSVI